The window CCCAGAATTCGGGGCGCGGGACCTCCTGGCCCTCGAAGCGCCCGGCCACCTCGGTCAGGCGCTCGTGGACGGACCCGCGTCCGGCCAGGGGGCTGCGCTGGTCGGTGGACCAGGCGAGCACCTGCACCGGTCGGGGCAGGGAGGCGAACCGGTCGTCGGAGTCCAGGGGGGACAGGCGCTCCACCACTCCGCCGACGCGCACCTGCCTGGCCAGCTCCAGCCAGCCGAAGCACAGTTCCGCGCGGGGGTGGACGGCCAGGTCCGTGCTCTTGCGGCTGGTGTAGGCGGTGAAGAGGACGAAACCGTGGTCCACGTGGGCGAGGTCGATCCAGCGGGCGGAGGGCCGGTGCCGGTCGTCGGTGGTGGCCAGGACCGCCGCCGCCGGGTCGTGGGGGTCCGTGGCGCGCCAGTCGTCGTGCCAGGCGGAGAACAGGTCCAGGGGCGAGTCGGGCAGCGCGTCGGCGTCCAGACCGGTCCGCCGCAGAGCAGCGCGCCGCTGGGCGATGGCCGTGTCCGTCATGGCTTCCTTTCCGGGGGCGCCGAACGGGTTTTTCGAGGCGGCCCGTTCCTACATGTCGCTTATATATGGACTTGTTCCACAGTAAAGCATATTATGGTGCGCGCCGGAAGTGTCCGACGGAAAAGGAGGAGCGCCATGCGCGGCCCCGGAAGAACGGTGGACCTGCTCAGGGAGAGGCACGCGGCCATTGAGGAACCCGTCGAATTCGAACTGCTCGGGCGCCGCTGGCACGCGCTCCCGGGGGTCTACGCGCCCCACCTGACCACCTCCGCCGCGCTGTACTCCGCCTGGGTCCCCTTCCCGGTCAACGGGGCGTTCTGCGAGGTCGGATGCGGTACGGGCTACCTCTCGGTGCTGGCCGCGCTCAGCGGATGCGCCACCGTCACGGCCACGGACATCAGCCCGGAGGCCGCGGAGAACACCCGGATGAACGCACGCGAACACGGTGTGGAAAGCAGGGTGCACGTCTACTGCGGCGACATGTTC is drawn from Nocardiopsis dassonvillei subsp. dassonvillei DSM 43111 and contains these coding sequences:
- a CDS encoding pyridoxine/pyridoxamine 5'-phosphate oxidase, whose translation is MTDTAIAQRRAALRRTGLDADALPDSPLDLFSAWHDDWRATDPHDPAAAVLATTDDRHRPSARWIDLAHVDHGFVLFTAYTSRKSTDLAVHPRAELCFGWLELARQVRVGGVVERLSPLDSDDRFASLPRPVQVLAWSTDQRSPLAGRGSVHERLTEVAGRFEGQEVPRPEFWGGLRLVPDSVEFWQGRSDEVHDRVLYRRPGAGAPWTTEWMSP
- a CDS encoding methyltransferase domain-containing protein, whose translation is MRGPGRTVDLLRERHAAIEEPVEFELLGRRWHALPGVYAPHLTTSAALYSAWVPFPVNGAFCEVGCGTGYLSVLAALSGCATVTATDISPEAAENTRMNAREHGVESRVHVYCGDMFEAVPEGVLHDVVFWNSNFLSAAPEGGVKNGFDRSLFDPEYASHRAFMQNAERVLAPSGRLLLGFTDLGDADLLESVAADCGWRTVPLRRHLGRYPEGSVLFELRELVRL